The Ruminococcus bovis genome includes a region encoding these proteins:
- the eno gene encoding phosphopyruvate hydratase translates to MCMLIEEIKGRQVLDSRGNPTVEATVTLSDGTVQSAIVPSGASTGAFEAVELRDNDDVYFGKSVYKAVKNINETLDHHLVGTSPYQQRLIDRMMCDLDGTENKKNLGANAILAVSIAVAKASASSLNLPLYRYLGGFNAHRLPYPMMNILNGGAHSDNNVDIQEFMIMPVGADSFRDGLRQCTEIYHTLKTLLKKDKLSTAVGDEGGFAPNLSGDEEALEYILKAIEEAGYNTDNTKLALDIASSEWYAEGMYNLPKRKISMTTENMIEYLDNLTEKYPIISIEDGLSEFDWSGWEELTGKLSHIQLVGDDLFVTNVNKLYNGIKVGAGNSILVKMNQIGTLTETFDAIELAHKAGYTTVISHRSGESEDTTIADIAVACNSGQIKTGAPCRSERTAKYNRLSRIEEELTGVATYGID, encoded by the coding sequence ATGTGTATGTTAATTGAAGAAATAAAGGGAAGACAAGTCCTAGACTCTAGAGGCAATCCAACAGTAGAAGCAACAGTAACATTATCTGACGGTACAGTACAGTCAGCAATTGTTCCAAGTGGTGCATCAACAGGTGCATTTGAAGCAGTGGAACTTCGAGATAATGATGATGTGTATTTTGGCAAGTCAGTATACAAAGCAGTAAAAAATATTAACGAAACTTTGGATCATCATTTAGTAGGCACAAGTCCATATCAACAAAGATTAATTGATAGAATGATGTGTGACCTTGATGGTACAGAGAATAAGAAAAACTTAGGTGCAAATGCTATTTTGGCAGTTTCAATTGCAGTAGCAAAAGCCTCAGCATCATCACTTAATTTACCATTATATAGGTATCTAGGTGGCTTTAATGCTCATAGATTACCTTACCCTATGATGAATATTCTCAATGGTGGTGCTCATTCAGATAACAATGTGGATATTCAAGAATTTATGATTATGCCGGTAGGTGCTGACAGTTTCCGTGACGGACTAAGACAATGTACAGAAATTTACCACACACTAAAAACATTATTGAAGAAAGATAAACTTTCTACTGCAGTAGGTGATGAAGGTGGTTTTGCACCAAACCTTTCAGGTGATGAAGAAGCACTTGAATATATTCTAAAAGCAATTGAAGAAGCAGGATATAATACAGATAATACAAAATTAGCTTTAGATATTGCCTCATCAGAATGGTATGCTGAGGGTATGTACAACTTGCCTAAGAGAAAAATATCTATGACTACAGAGAATATGATTGAATACCTTGATAATCTTACAGAGAAATATCCTATTATCTCAATAGAAGATGGACTTTCAGAATTTGATTGGTCAGGGTGGGAAGAACTTACCGGAAAGTTATCCCACATTCAATTAGTAGGTGACGACTTATTCGTTACAAATGTAAATAAACTTTATAATGGTATCAAGGTTGGAGCAGGTAATTCAATCCTAGTGAAAATGAACCAAATCGGTACTTTAACAGAAACATTTGATGCAATCGAACTTGCCCATAAAGCCGGTTATACAACTGTAATTTCTCATAGAAGTGGTGAAAGTGAAGATACAACAATAGCAGATATTGCAGTTGCTTGTAACTCAGGACAGATAAAAACAGGTGCGCCATGCAGAAGTGAAAGAACTGCAAAGTATAATAGATTGTCAAGGATAGAAGAAGAATTAACAGGTGTGGCAACATATGGCATAGATTAA
- the pulA gene encoding type I pullulanase yields the protein MKRIISVVLSIMMLATVIPFATVSSSAATANTPTKYETAAHEIDSKYSYNGTDLGANYTKEATTFKVWAPTATSVKVNFYATGSDKEKGAKDLGSKDLTLDEKTGVYSVKIDGDLVNTYYTYTVTAASIADSSKVTTKEIPDVYSVATGVNGKRSMVCDLSSTNPEGWDQDKHVLTDDIADASIWEIHVKDFSYSESSGVSAKNRGKYLAFTELGTTLNNLGSIPTCVDYLKELGISYVQINPMYDFGSVDEAGSDDQFNWGYDPMNYNVPEGSYSSNPYDGNVRINEMKQMIQALHKAGIGVIMDVVYNHMYNTDTSFQGTVPDYYYRKNADGTWSNGSGCGNDTASERAMYHNFMVQSVNYWATEYHIDGFRFDLMGLHDVKTMNAIRSTLDKISTKMPVYGEGWAMTTKNDLTDYDGETVQMASQGSTKNLDSRVGMFNDQFRDGVKGSYSSIGAKGYIQGNLVGSAKDVRYGVRANTAGASANWKAYSPAQCVNYVSCHDNNTLYDKLWGSVYGKTSDYRARNNNLIRINKFAETIGATSQGLHFFLAGEEMGRSKDGDENSYNSPATENMFDWNDVSKNADLVSYYKGMLDIRKAFSPFTTDDINLKNNYKFGETLTSSSNIVSYTVSNSTPGEWNKLAVVMNNDTKNSATVSLGFDNTLSSNTEWVVIADSDEAGLTPIKYIKGNEIEVPSQTAMVLVEKSTYEKANIKSNKSKVTVVNKDADTGKVLSKQVLYGTVGTKYEAKIDDSLKLQYDLLNVEGEQNGTFGSTDKTVTFNFVEYVPESLQKTLTGKEKFTVKDATLIQKYLSKTATFTDEQIKTADYNQDGVVNVADATLIQKKITHKDYGLVNTIRVRYISKATNKPVADDQVFNIVAGKTDTYSPEKLVGYKYANEYTLDGTKTTSEDSSVTIQHKFNSQLLLFYYDDDNYDVTLHVKHSGSATWTPTLWAWYNVGTKAYNIYDGWPGQNMTKGDNGWYTASFKVANGTDYSVIINNNGATQTQDYDGVSGSEKWIIINDDKVSDKGDFLSFYDTNPEL from the coding sequence ATGAAAAGAATTATTTCCGTAGTTCTTTCTATCATGATGTTGGCAACTGTTATTCCATTTGCAACAGTTTCTTCATCAGCAGCTACTGCTAACACTCCAACAAAGTATGAAACAGCAGCTCACGAAATTGATAGTAAGTATAGCTACAACGGAACAGACCTTGGTGCTAATTATACTAAAGAAGCAACAACATTCAAGGTTTGGGCACCTACAGCTACATCAGTAAAAGTTAATTTTTATGCAACCGGTTCTGATAAAGAAAAAGGTGCTAAGGACTTAGGTTCAAAAGACCTAACACTAGACGAAAAGACAGGTGTTTACTCAGTAAAGATTGATGGTGACTTAGTAAACACATACTACACTTACACAGTAACAGCTGCAAGTATTGCAGATAGTTCAAAGGTTACTACTAAGGAAATTCCTGATGTATATTCAGTAGCAACCGGTGTAAATGGTAAGCGTTCAATGGTTTGTGACCTTTCTAGTACAAATCCGGAAGGTTGGGATCAGGATAAGCATGTTTTAACAGATGACATTGCTGATGCTTCAATTTGGGAAATCCATGTAAAGGACTTCTCTTATTCTGAAAGCTCAGGTGTTTCTGCTAAGAATCGTGGTAAGTATCTTGCATTTACAGAACTAGGTACAACTCTAAACAACCTAGGTTCAATTCCAACTTGTGTTGATTATCTAAAAGAACTAGGTATCTCATATGTTCAGATTAACCCAATGTATGACTTTGGTTCAGTTGATGAAGCAGGTTCTGATGACCAGTTTAACTGGGGTTATGACCCAATGAACTACAATGTTCCTGAAGGTTCATATTCATCAAACCCATATGATGGTAATGTTAGAATTAACGAAATGAAGCAGATGATTCAGGCTCTACATAAGGCAGGTATCGGTGTTATTATGGATGTAGTATATAACCATATGTACAACACAGATACATCTTTCCAGGGTACAGTTCCTGATTATTACTACAGAAAGAACGCTGATGGCACATGGTCAAACGGTTCAGGTTGTGGTAACGATACAGCTTCTGAAAGAGCTATGTATCATAACTTTATGGTACAGTCAGTTAACTATTGGGCAACAGAATACCATATTGATGGTTTCCGTTTTGACCTAATGGGTCTTCATGATGTAAAGACAATGAACGCTATTCGTTCAACACTAGATAAGATTAGTACTAAGATGCCTGTATATGGTGAAGGTTGGGCAATGACTACTAAGAATGACCTAACAGACTATGATGGCGAAACAGTACAAATGGCTTCCCAGGGTTCTACAAAGAATCTAGATAGCAGAGTTGGTATGTTCAATGACCAATTCCGTGATGGTGTAAAGGGTAGTTACTCTTCAATCGGTGCTAAGGGTTATATCCAAGGTAACCTGGTTGGTTCTGCAAAAGATGTTAGATACGGTGTAAGAGCTAATACTGCCGGTGCTTCTGCAAACTGGAAGGCATATTCTCCTGCACAGTGTGTTAACTATGTATCTTGCCACGATAACAATACTCTATATGATAAACTATGGGGTTCTGTATATGGTAAGACATCTGATTACAGAGCAAGAAATAATAACCTAATTCGTATCAATAAGTTTGCCGAAACAATCGGTGCAACTTCTCAGGGTCTACACTTCTTCCTAGCCGGTGAAGAAATGGGTAGATCAAAAGACGGTGACGAAAACTCATATAATTCTCCAGCTACAGAAAATATGTTTGACTGGAACGATGTTTCTAAGAATGCAGACCTAGTTTCTTACTACAAGGGTATGCTTGATATTCGTAAGGCTTTCTCACCATTTACAACAGATGATATTAACCTAAAGAATAACTATAAGTTTGGTGAAACTCTAACAAGTTCATCTAATATCGTTTCTTATACAGTTTCAAATTCTACTCCTGGCGAATGGAACAAACTAGCTGTTGTTATGAATAACGATACTAAGAACAGTGCTACAGTTTCTCTAGGTTTTGATAATACTCTTTCTAGCAATACAGAATGGGTAGTTATTGCTGATAGTGATGAAGCAGGTCTAACACCTATTAAGTATATTAAGGGTAACGAAATTGAAGTTCCTTCACAGACTGCTATGGTTCTTGTTGAAAAGTCAACATACGAAAAGGCTAATATTAAGTCTAACAAGTCTAAGGTAACAGTTGTTAATAAAGATGCTGATACAGGTAAGGTACTTTCTAAGCAGGTTCTATACGGTACAGTAGGTACAAAGTATGAAGCTAAGATTGATGATTCTCTAAAGCTTCAGTATGACCTACTAAATGTTGAAGGTGAACAGAATGGTACATTCGGTTCAACTGATAAGACAGTTACATTTAACTTTGTTGAATATGTACCTGAAAGTCTACAGAAGACACTAACAGGTAAAGAAAAGTTTACTGTTAAGGATGCTACTCTAATTCAGAAGTATCTAAGCAAGACTGCAACTTTCACTGATGAACAAATCAAAACTGCTGACTACAACCAGGATGGCGTTGTAAATGTTGCTGATGCTACTCTAATTCAGAAGAAGATTACTCATAAGGACTATGGCCTAGTAAATACAATTCGTGTAAGATATATCAGTAAAGCAACTAATAAGCCTGTTGCTGATGATCAGGTATTTAACATTGTAGCCGGTAAGACTGACACTTATTCTCCTGAAAAGCTAGTTGGTTATAAGTATGCTAATGAATACACACTTGACGGTACTAAGACTACAAGTGAAGATTCCAGTGTAACAATTCAGCATAAGTTTAATAGTCAGCTTCTACTATTCTACTATGATGATGATAACTATGATGTAACACTTCATGTAAAACATAGTGGTTCAGCTACATGGACACCTACACTATGGGCTTGGTACAATGTTGGTACTAAAGCATACAACATCTATGATGGATGGCCAGGTCAGAATATGACTAAGGGTGATAACGGCTGGTACACAGCTTCATTTAAGGTAGCTAATGGTACTGATTATAGCGTAATTATTAACAATAATGGTGCTACTCAGACTCAGGACTACGACGGTGTTTCAGGTTCAGAAAAGTGGATTATTATTAATGATGATAAGGTTTCCGATAAGGGTGACTTCCTATCATTCTATGATACAAACCCTGAACTATAA
- the pulA gene encoding type I pullulanase produces the protein MPIKKILSLVLILVMMVGLNIVNFNAETTKDYAAYAAKLDETAYNGNDLGATYTKKATTFKVWSPTASEVKVRLYKYGSEKENKDGFFKEQDMTFDKSNGVWSCTLTGDLKNIYYTYVVTNDGKAEEVVDIYAKAVGANGKRGMIVDLTSTNPTDWDKDTHKTVKNQTDAVIWEVQVKDFSYAENSGVSKENRGKFLAFTEDGTVVDGVSGNNATCISYLKKLGVNYVQINPMYDFGSVDETGKDDQFNWGYDPVNYNVPEGSFSSNPYDGNVRINECKQMIKALHDAGIGVIMDVVYNHTYTGEDSYFNRTVPNYYYRMNSDGTFSDGSACGNDTASEHKMFRKFMIDSITYWASEYHIDGFRFDLMGLHDCDTMNQIRYALDEINPQILMYGEAWDLKTACDDGTVLATQANMDKLDNRIGAFDDTVRDAIKGNTFDATDKGFLASGKKTGNIKIGLSGECVNGWASAPTQSVVYSSCHDNYTLYDKLVSSLYPDEKDFRKRHANLVEMTKLNAATIFTAQGMTFFLAGEEFCRSKDGDENSFKSSATLNMIDWESVNNYSDVVEYYKGMIQIHKKFNAFRDPTTTTAKNLDFFENDTKGLVAFAVDGLEDDNFKKVAVLLNGNPDKSVKVDLSKIKNYSDDFVIIANDETAGLRNLGTVSGTVEVPQSSAMILVDKDSFDKNCHSTEGAVVVDYVDNKTGEKVSTEIVKGQVGDSYSITPSDSVRRKYKIIDKESTTGKFTSENKHCKFTVEAYTGEYSTVTIKFIDSSTDKAIAPSKVLKNQVGQQYFTDEIPSIKGYVLDTDALPENGAGLFAVGDKVVTYKFTKEKTKKCQVNVIYMDSDGNIMDIKKLEGKQDKKYKTKAKEYENLTLTSTPKNASGVYTKAEQTVIYNYQLNDNSKKALVTTIALVGLGLLAGAGITLKVRSSRKKKRIKGIEIQK, from the coding sequence ATGCCTATTAAAAAAATTCTTTCTTTGGTTTTGATACTAGTTATGATGGTGGGATTAAATATAGTGAATTTTAATGCTGAAACAACCAAAGATTATGCTGCTTATGCAGCAAAGTTAGATGAAACAGCTTATAATGGAAATGACCTAGGTGCTACTTATACTAAGAAAGCTACTACTTTCAAGGTTTGGTCACCAACTGCTTCTGAAGTTAAGGTTAGACTTTATAAGTATGGTTCAGAGAAAGAAAACAAGGATGGTTTCTTTAAAGAACAGGATATGACATTTGATAAATCAAATGGTGTATGGTCTTGTACCTTAACAGGTGATCTAAAGAACATATACTATACATATGTTGTTACTAATGATGGCAAAGCTGAAGAAGTAGTAGATATTTATGCCAAGGCAGTTGGTGCTAACGGTAAGCGTGGTATGATTGTTGATTTAACTTCAACTAATCCAACAGATTGGGATAAAGATACTCACAAAACTGTCAAAAATCAGACAGATGCTGTTATTTGGGAAGTACAGGTTAAGGACTTTTCTTATGCTGAAAATTCCGGTGTAAGTAAAGAAAACAGAGGTAAGTTCTTAGCTTTTACAGAAGATGGTACAGTTGTTGATGGTGTAAGTGGCAACAATGCTACTTGTATTTCTTATCTAAAGAAACTAGGTGTTAACTATGTACAGATTAACCCTATGTATGACTTTGGTTCAGTAGATGAAACCGGTAAGGATGACCAGTTTAACTGGGGTTATGACCCTGTAAACTATAATGTTCCGGAAGGTTCATTTTCTTCTAACCCTTATGACGGTAATGTTAGAATCAATGAATGCAAACAGATGATTAAAGCTCTTCATGATGCCGGTATCGGTGTTATTATGGATGTGGTTTATAACCATACTTATACAGGTGAAGACAGCTATTTTAACAGAACAGTTCCAAATTATTATTATAGAATGAATAGTGACGGTACATTTTCTGACGGTTCAGCTTGTGGTAATGATACTGCTTCCGAACATAAAATGTTCAGAAAATTTATGATTGATTCTATTACTTATTGGGCAAGTGAATATCACATTGACGGTTTTAGATTTGATTTAATGGGGCTTCACGATTGTGATACAATGAATCAAATTCGTTATGCTCTTGATGAAATCAATCCACAAATTTTAATGTACGGTGAAGCATGGGATTTAAAGACTGCTTGTGATGATGGTACAGTCTTAGCAACTCAAGCTAATATGGATAAACTTGATAACAGAATCGGTGCTTTTGATGATACAGTCCGTGATGCTATTAAGGGTAATACTTTTGATGCAACAGATAAAGGCTTCTTAGCAAGTGGTAAGAAAACCGGTAATATCAAAATCGGTCTTTCAGGTGAATGTGTCAACGGTTGGGCATCAGCACCAACACAGTCAGTTGTTTATTCAAGTTGTCACGATAACTATACTTTATATGATAAGTTAGTTAGTTCTCTATATCCTGATGAAAAGGACTTTAGAAAGCGTCATGCAAATCTAGTTGAAATGACTAAGCTAAACGCTGCAACAATTTTTACAGCTCAAGGTATGACATTCTTCCTAGCAGGTGAAGAGTTCTGCCGTAGTAAAGATGGTGATGAAAATAGCTTTAAGTCATCAGCAACTCTAAATATGATTGATTGGGAAAGTGTTAATAACTATAGTGATGTTGTAGAGTACTATAAAGGTATGATACAGATTCACAAGAAGTTTAATGCATTTAGAGACCCAACAACTACTACTGCAAAGAACCTTGATTTCTTTGAAAATGATACAAAGGGTTTAGTTGCTTTTGCAGTTGATGGATTAGAAGATGACAACTTTAAGAAAGTTGCAGTTCTTCTAAACGGTAACCCTGATAAATCTGTTAAAGTTGATTTAAGCAAGATTAAGAATTATTCAGATGATTTTGTAATTATAGCAAATGATGAAACTGCAGGTTTAAGAAACTTAGGTACAGTTTCCGGTACTGTAGAAGTTCCACAAAGTTCAGCAATGATTCTTGTTGATAAAGACAGTTTTGATAAGAACTGTCATTCAACAGAGGGTGCAGTAGTTGTTGATTATGTTGACAACAAAACCGGTGAAAAGGTTTCTACTGAAATTGTAAAGGGTCAAGTAGGTGATAGCTATAGTATCACTCCTAGTGACTCAGTAAGAAGAAAATATAAGATTATTGATAAAGAAAGTACAACAGGTAAATTCACATCAGAAAATAAACATTGTAAATTTACTGTTGAGGCTTATACAGGTGAATATAGCACAGTAACAATTAAGTTTATTGACTCATCAACCGATAAGGCTATTGCTCCAAGTAAGGTTCTAAAGAACCAAGTTGGTCAGCAGTACTTTACTGATGAAATTCCTTCAATTAAGGGTTATGTACTTGATACAGATGCATTGCCTGAAAACGGTGCAGGTCTTTTTGCAGTAGGCGATAAGGTAGTTACTTATAAGTTTACCAAAGAAAAGACAAAGAAATGTCAAGTTAATGTTATCTATATGGATTCTGATGGCAATATTATGGACATCAAGAAACTAGAAGGTAAGCAAGATAAAAAGTATAAAACAAAGGCCAAGGAGTATGAGAATCTTACTTTAACATCTACTCCAAAGAATGCCTCCGGTGTTTATACAAAAGCCGAACAAACTGTTATCTATAATTATCAGTTAAATGACAATAGCAAGAAAGCTCTTGTTACTACTATAGCATTGGTTGGACTTGGTCTATTGGCCGGTGCTGGTATTACCCTAAAAGTTCGTTCTTCAAGAAAGAAGAAGAGAATTAAGGGTATTGAAATTCAGAAATAA
- the rpoD gene encoding RNA polymerase sigma factor RpoD: MSGQVDKRTVIKDLLEQGKQKGSLSNQEILDAIGEIEFSPEQLEKLYDGLEAQGIEIIEDNSVDLSDIEIVASKSSSKGDEIAAERVAIDDPVKVYLKEIGRVPLLSPEEEIDLAIKISDGNTEAKKRLCQANLRLVVSIAKRYLGRGMLFLDLIQEGNLGLLKAVDKFDYTKGFKFSTYATWWIRQAITRAIADQGRTIRIPVHMVETINKVKKVSSQLLHQNGHEPTADEIASEIDMPVDKVRDIMRVAQEPVSLETPIGEEEDSHLGDFIPDDDAPAPADAASHTLLREQLNEVLDTLTPREEKVLRLRFGLEDGRSRTLEEVGKEFNVTRERIRQIEAKALRKLRHPSRSKILKDYLD; the protein is encoded by the coding sequence ATGAGTGGACAGGTTGATAAGAGAACAGTAATCAAAGATTTACTTGAACAAGGCAAACAAAAGGGAAGCCTTTCAAACCAAGAAATCCTTGATGCTATCGGTGAAATTGAATTTTCACCGGAACAACTGGAAAAACTATATGATGGTTTAGAAGCACAGGGTATCGAAATCATTGAAGACAATAGTGTTGATTTGTCAGATATTGAAATTGTAGCATCAAAATCATCCAGCAAAGGTGACGAAATTGCAGCAGAAAGAGTTGCAATTGATGACCCAGTAAAGGTATATCTAAAGGAAATCGGTAGAGTTCCACTACTTTCTCCTGAAGAAGAAATTGACCTTGCTATTAAAATTTCTGATGGTAATACAGAAGCTAAGAAAAGACTATGTCAAGCAAACCTTAGACTTGTTGTTTCTATTGCTAAGCGTTACTTAGGCAGAGGTATGCTATTCCTAGATCTTATTCAGGAAGGTAACTTAGGTCTGTTAAAGGCTGTTGATAAGTTCGACTATACAAAGGGCTTTAAGTTCTCAACATATGCTACATGGTGGATTAGACAGGCTATCACAAGAGCTATTGCCGACCAAGGCAGAACAATCCGTATTCCTGTTCATATGGTTGAAACTATTAACAAAGTTAAGAAAGTTTCTTCTCAGCTACTTCACCAGAATGGTCACGAACCAACTGCTGATGAAATCGCATCAGAAATTGATATGCCTGTAGATAAGGTTAGAGATATTATGCGTGTTGCTCAAGAACCTGTATCTCTGGAAACACCTATCGGTGAAGAAGAAGATTCTCACCTAGGTGACTTTATTCCTGATGATGATGCTCCTGCACCTGCTGATGCAGCATCTCATACATTACTTCGTGAACAGCTAAATGAAGTTCTTGATACTCTAACTCCAAGAGAAGAAAAGGTTCTAAGACTTCGTTTTGGCCTTGAAGACGGCAGAAGTCGTACACTTGAAGAAGTAGGTAAGGAATTCAATGTTACTCGTGAGAGAATTCGTCAGATTGAAGCAAAGGCTCTTAGAAAGCTAAGACACCCTTCAAGAAGTAAAATTCTAAAAGATTACCTAGACTAA